A portion of the Oxynema aestuarii AP17 genome contains these proteins:
- a CDS encoding eCIS core domain-containing protein, translating into MTHQKIQKQSNWVPGSSQKTTHLSSPPISIQSDPIAETSPEEALPAYNPLPENWAEVHPLMQSGGDRPNTTLDTVQRSSESADPEESDGLDVQTKLAVGAPGDEYEQEADRVAEQVVQQIHSSEANHSVQRRGDRPATPKLPITLMRKRADCAAEAIAQPGIETSIEQARGSGHPLGETVREPMENAFANDFSQVKVHHDGPSDRLNRSLNARAFTTGSDIFFKQGEYNPNSSGGQQLLAHELTHVVQQTGTASLQRQISDPTIQRDGNEHVGADPGRMTFLPDEMGNEKAPGEAGYSRRLLGAAGEETENLVDQGLYADARLTNVAPSTNYLDQQIIARGRTKARYQGLVRGDGSIWGAPTGIAQEMYQGGVDWCTDHISTMETQRAEEQQRAESYNAWVPRANGFFTSLTRLEAMQNLLGVTNPQQMVGALETGLDDARAVAARAMDAYEGGNIAARLSVPETDETVTQLSNQTTQAAQEMNAAYLGFQRNLLAIRQDEVNREGAEDRTRLEQINQVKQVVRQIGSTIDTTASLVSGAPARIASVTRTVRHGEAWVGAVRNRRQIISGQRPTHNPTYVTLNEQGEMVVRNVQTGMDRPAGGGEATASPAGPSLSFPQNISDTLGQIADFVYASEVREINSRLEQIKTRCAAIEGVRELLALQQAAATYQTKLNAFALKCNELQGRIADRRREYWQLGVDLDNFARQDRESRQGSQAPGRGEERYATIMTLVGQIREALVVGKGAKAGIYAPDEFERWAQGIVADRGARPPRTDIPIFEVGEQEWSRLSSIWSQIRTFGSNVSTIDELFSGVESRAGALLSQLQVGGGSGQH; encoded by the coding sequence ATGACCCATCAAAAAATTCAAAAACAGTCGAATTGGGTTCCAGGGAGTTCTCAAAAAACAACACATCTGAGTTCGCCACCCATTAGTATTCAAAGCGATCCTATAGCTGAAACCTCCCCAGAAGAAGCCTTACCCGCTTATAATCCACTGCCAGAGAATTGGGCAGAGGTACATCCGTTAATGCAAAGCGGGGGCGATCGCCCAAACACGACCTTAGACACGGTTCAGCGTAGTTCCGAATCGGCAGATCCCGAAGAGAGCGACGGACTTGACGTGCAAACTAAACTCGCCGTGGGCGCACCGGGGGACGAATACGAACAGGAAGCCGATCGCGTTGCCGAGCAAGTCGTACAGCAGATCCATTCCTCCGAGGCGAACCACTCCGTACAACGTCGGGGCGATCGTCCCGCGACGCCCAAGTTACCCATCACACTCATGCGAAAGCGTGCGGATTGTGCAGCAGAGGCGATCGCCCAACCCGGAATCGAAACAAGTATCGAGCAAGCGCGCGGTAGCGGACATCCCTTAGGCGAAACTGTCCGCGAACCGATGGAAAATGCCTTTGCTAACGATTTCAGCCAAGTTAAAGTCCATCACGATGGACCAAGCGATCGCCTCAACCGTTCCCTCAACGCCCGCGCCTTCACGACCGGATCCGATATCTTCTTCAAACAAGGAGAATACAATCCCAACAGCTCCGGAGGACAACAACTTCTCGCTCACGAATTAACTCACGTCGTCCAACAAACCGGAACTGCTTCCCTTCAGCGTCAGATCTCCGACCCGACCATCCAGCGCGATGGTAATGAACACGTCGGCGCCGATCCAGGTCGCATGACCTTCCTCCCCGACGAAATGGGCAACGAAAAAGCCCCGGGAGAAGCAGGCTACAGCCGTCGCTTGCTCGGTGCTGCCGGAGAAGAAACCGAAAACCTAGTCGACCAAGGACTATACGCCGACGCCCGCTTGACCAATGTCGCGCCCTCAACCAACTACCTCGACCAACAAATTATCGCCCGTGGTCGAACCAAAGCCCGTTATCAAGGGTTAGTGCGCGGCGATGGCTCGATCTGGGGTGCGCCAACGGGGATTGCCCAAGAAATGTATCAAGGGGGGGTCGATTGGTGTACGGACCACATCAGCACCATGGAAACCCAGCGCGCCGAAGAACAACAGCGTGCCGAAAGCTATAACGCTTGGGTTCCCCGTGCGAACGGCTTCTTTACCTCCTTAACCCGTCTCGAAGCCATGCAAAATCTCTTAGGCGTCACCAACCCACAACAGATGGTCGGCGCCCTCGAAACGGGTTTAGACGATGCGCGAGCGGTTGCGGCTCGCGCGATGGACGCTTACGAGGGAGGCAATATCGCCGCGCGCTTGAGCGTCCCCGAAACAGACGAAACCGTTACCCAACTCTCGAACCAAACGACCCAAGCGGCTCAAGAAATGAACGCCGCCTATCTCGGCTTTCAGCGCAACTTATTAGCCATCCGACAGGATGAAGTGAATCGGGAAGGCGCCGAAGATCGCACCCGACTCGAACAAATCAATCAAGTGAAACAAGTCGTCCGTCAGATCGGCTCGACCATCGACACCACCGCCTCCCTAGTGAGTGGAGCGCCTGCACGGATTGCCAGTGTCACTCGAACCGTGCGTCATGGGGAAGCATGGGTCGGTGCCGTTCGCAATCGCCGCCAAATCATTAGCGGACAGCGACCGACCCACAATCCGACTTACGTGACCCTCAACGAACAAGGAGAAATGGTCGTTCGCAACGTCCAAACGGGAATGGATCGTCCCGCAGGAGGGGGCGAAGCGACGGCATCACCTGCGGGACCGTCCCTGAGTTTTCCTCAAAATATTTCCGATACCCTCGGACAAATTGCCGATTTTGTCTATGCCAGTGAAGTGCGCGAAATTAATTCGCGACTGGAACAAATTAAAACGCGGTGTGCTGCCATTGAAGGGGTTCGGGAATTACTTGCACTGCAGCAAGCGGCGGCAACTTATCAAACTAAACTGAATGCGTTTGCACTCAAGTGCAACGAATTGCAAGGTCGAATTGCCGATCGCCGTCGGGAATACTGGCAATTGGGGGTCGATCTGGATAATTTCGCCCGTCAAGACCGAGAATCCCGCCAGGGCAGTCAAGCGCCCGGTCGCGGTGAAGAACGCTATGCCACGATAATGACCTTAGTCGGCCAAATTCGCGAAGCTCTCGTCGTCGGTAAGGGCGCCAAAGCGGGAATTTACGCCCCTGACGAGTTCGAGCGCTGGGCTCAAGGGATTGTGGCCGATCGCGGCGCCCGACCTCCGCGCACCGATATCCCTATTTTCGAGGTTGGCGAGCAAGAATGGTCTCGTTTGAGCAGTATTTGGTCGCAAATTCGTACTTTTGGCAGTAATGTCAGTACGATTGACGAACTGTTTAGCGGTGTGGAATCTCGCGCGGGCGCTCTCCTGTCACAATTACAAGTCGGCGGCGGTAGCGGTCAACATTAA
- a CDS encoding nitric-oxide reductase large subunit: protein MANTTAFDTETEGRSQKRQLSLPAWLALICIVAFSVLLIAGAAIWKNAPPVPEIVRSSQQETVLTRADIQDGQETYLARGGQHIGSIWGHGSYLAPDWTADVLHRWGLATAGILYRNNPDFSQQDLDALSPVDRASLQARVSEQFKTNRYDPKTHSLILTKAQTQGLQKVFEDYRDLLKNGSVVHSIPRGWFKDDSQIHNVTAFFTWTAWAASANRPNAPFSYTANWPHDDLIGNQPPTQFIIWSIVSVIVLIAGIGAFVFIYLAQEETDEILPVPARPAVRIPTASQKVTALFFGVAMALFLVQIIMGMVTAHYAVEGDAFYGIPLDQFLPYAASRTWHLQLAIFWIATCWLAAGLYFAPRFGGFEPKHQALGNTVLLVALTVVVLGALAGSWAAVQGVLTGNNSFWWGHQGYEYIELGRVWQLLLIGGMVFWLWLMYRAFKPALKKEKNPTGLSHFFLYSAITIPLFYSVGLMYTNHTPLSVAEYWRWWVVHLWVEGFFEVFATVVIAYLCSELGFLKKSSALRATYLTTLLYLGSGVIGTLHHLYFSGTPSFIAALGAVFSALEVVPLTLIGFEVLKTLKLSKEAEGFYRWPLRFFIATCFWNLIGAGVFGFLINPPIVLYYSQGLNTTPIHAHAALFGVYGCLAIALMLFALREFVPDRAWDERSIKFGFWAINGGLVMMLIFGLIPNGFYQLVQSVNHGTWYARSAEVISMPWMRWTVWLRIPGDVIFSIGTIALFFFTVKAIYAVYRFPVKGTEPELSSLEESVK, encoded by the coding sequence ATGGCCAACACCACCGCATTTGACACCGAAACTGAAGGGCGATCGCAAAAGCGACAACTGAGCCTCCCCGCTTGGTTGGCGCTAATTTGTATCGTCGCTTTTAGCGTTTTACTGATTGCCGGAGCTGCTATTTGGAAAAATGCACCTCCCGTTCCCGAAATCGTGCGATCGTCCCAACAAGAAACCGTTCTCACCCGCGCCGACATCCAAGACGGACAAGAAACTTATCTCGCCCGTGGCGGTCAACATATCGGCAGTATTTGGGGACACGGCAGTTATCTCGCCCCCGACTGGACCGCCGACGTTCTCCACCGTTGGGGGTTAGCCACCGCCGGGATTTTATACCGCAACAATCCCGACTTTTCCCAACAAGATTTAGACGCCTTATCTCCCGTAGACCGCGCCAGCTTACAAGCGCGCGTCAGCGAGCAATTTAAAACCAATCGCTACGATCCTAAAACGCACAGCTTAATCCTAACCAAAGCTCAAACCCAAGGATTACAAAAAGTCTTTGAAGACTATCGCGACCTCTTGAAAAACGGCTCCGTCGTCCACTCCATCCCCCGAGGTTGGTTCAAAGACGACAGCCAAATTCACAACGTTACCGCCTTCTTTACTTGGACCGCTTGGGCCGCCTCCGCCAACCGTCCCAACGCCCCTTTTTCCTACACCGCCAACTGGCCTCACGATGATTTAATCGGCAACCAACCCCCCACTCAATTCATCATTTGGTCGATCGTTTCCGTCATCGTTTTAATCGCCGGAATTGGGGCCTTTGTTTTTATCTATCTCGCCCAGGAAGAAACTGACGAAATCCTCCCCGTTCCCGCCCGTCCCGCCGTTCGCATTCCCACCGCCAGCCAAAAAGTAACCGCCCTCTTTTTCGGCGTCGCTATGGCTCTATTTTTAGTGCAAATTATCATGGGAATGGTCACCGCACACTACGCCGTTGAAGGCGATGCCTTTTACGGCATTCCCTTAGACCAATTCCTCCCCTACGCCGCCTCTCGTACCTGGCATTTACAATTGGCGATCTTTTGGATTGCCACCTGTTGGCTTGCTGCGGGACTTTATTTCGCCCCACGTTTCGGCGGATTTGAACCGAAACATCAAGCATTAGGAAATACAGTTTTACTGGTTGCCTTAACCGTAGTCGTTCTCGGTGCGCTGGCGGGATCTTGGGCTGCCGTTCAAGGGGTTTTAACCGGAAATAATAGTTTTTGGTGGGGTCATCAAGGCTACGAATATATCGAACTCGGTCGCGTTTGGCAGTTGCTGTTAATTGGCGGCATGGTTTTCTGGTTGTGGTTGATGTACCGCGCTTTTAAACCTGCGTTGAAAAAAGAGAAAAATCCGACGGGATTGAGTCACTTTTTCCTCTACAGTGCCATTACCATTCCCCTCTTTTATTCTGTCGGTTTGATGTACACGAACCACACGCCGTTAAGTGTGGCAGAATATTGGCGCTGGTGGGTGGTTCACCTTTGGGTGGAAGGCTTTTTTGAAGTGTTCGCTACGGTGGTCATTGCCTATTTGTGCAGTGAATTGGGCTTTTTGAAAAAGTCCTCAGCCTTGCGAGCTACTTATTTAACCACGTTGCTGTATTTAGGCAGTGGGGTGATTGGCACGTTGCATCACTTGTATTTTTCCGGAACGCCCTCGTTTATTGCTGCCTTGGGTGCAGTTTTTTCGGCGCTGGAAGTGGTGCCGCTCACGTTGATTGGATTTGAGGTTTTAAAGACTTTAAAACTCTCCAAAGAAGCGGAAGGATTTTATCGTTGGCCGTTGCGCTTTTTTATCGCGACTTGTTTTTGGAATTTAATTGGCGCGGGGGTGTTTGGCTTTTTAATTAATCCGCCGATCGTGTTGTATTATTCTCAAGGATTGAATACCACGCCGATTCACGCTCATGCAGCTTTATTTGGGGTTTACGGTTGTTTGGCGATCGCCCTGATGTTGTTTGCGTTACGGGAGTTCGTACCCGATCGCGCTTGGGACGAACGCTCGATAAAATTTGGCTTTTGGGCGATTAATGGCGGCTTGGTGATGATGCTAATTTTCGGCTTAATTCCCAATGGCTTTTATCAACTCGTTCAGTCGGTCAATCACGGTACCTGGTATGCGCGCAGTGCGGAAGTGATTAGTATGCCGTGGATGCGCTGGACGGTCTGGTTGAGAATTCCCGGCGACGTGATTTTCTCGATCGGAACGATCGCCCTATTTTTCTTTACAGTCAAGGCGATTTATGCCGTTTATCGTTTCCCGGTAAAAGGGACTGAACCCGAGTTGAGTTCCCTCGAAGAATCCGTCAAATAG
- a CDS encoding SDR family oxidoreductase, protein MKWGTVAITGANGQVGRQLLASLRGRCATTIALVREPANLPASEVIADWTNSAEAREAIARSEAIVHLAGSLKPARGDYTAANLETTQALLSEIAGDRTRRLVFLSYVGAHEEATNPYLRTKAQAERLLQASGCPVTIFRCTHIVGSPHNPGRTAQNWLAEAGKTVLVLGSGRQQIAPIYLDDVVGAIVAALDRDRDGIFELAGPECRSLDEWIRAFNGGDRVKLVHLPASIARCLPRIVPDLPGALIEVMLAPSVGNPDAAIAAFGIQLTSLTQVWRSD, encoded by the coding sequence ATGAAATGGGGAACAGTAGCGATAACGGGCGCTAATGGCCAAGTCGGGCGGCAATTACTCGCGTCGCTGCGAGGTCGATGCGCAACGACGATCGCCCTGGTTCGAGAACCCGCCAACCTTCCGGCGAGCGAAGTGATTGCGGATTGGACGAATTCAGCCGAGGCCCGAGAGGCGATCGCGAGATCGGAGGCGATCGTGCATCTCGCAGGTAGCCTCAAACCCGCTCGCGGGGACTATACGGCGGCCAATCTGGAGACCACTCAAGCCCTGCTGTCGGAGATCGCGGGCGATCGAACCCGGCGCCTGGTTTTTCTCAGTTATGTGGGGGCGCACGAAGAGGCGACGAATCCGTATTTACGGACGAAAGCGCAAGCGGAACGCCTGCTACAGGCGAGTGGTTGTCCGGTGACGATCTTTCGCTGCACCCACATTGTCGGTTCTCCACACAACCCGGGGCGGACGGCGCAAAACTGGCTCGCGGAAGCGGGGAAAACGGTTCTCGTCCTCGGTTCCGGTCGGCAGCAGATCGCGCCGATTTATCTCGATGACGTGGTCGGGGCGATCGTGGCGGCCCTCGATCGCGATCGCGATGGTATTTTCGAGTTAGCCGGGCCGGAATGTCGCTCCCTGGATGAGTGGATCCGCGCGTTCAACGGTGGCGATCGCGTTAAACTCGTGCATCTGCCCGCATCGATCGCGCGATGCTTGCCTCGAATCGTTCCCGATCTGCCTGGGGCTTTAATTGAGGTCATGCTAGCGCCCAGTGTCGGCAACCCCGACGCGGCGATCGCGGCTTTCGGAATACAGCTCACTTCTCTAACGCAAGTGTGGCGATCGGATTAA
- a CDS encoding cation-translocating P-type ATPase — protein MSDQSVQDSKIAWHSIEIDQTLERLQSDPEQGLSASEAERRLERYGPNEIEDTGGRTAWAILLDQFKNIMLLMLIAVAFVSGGLSLQDGEFPKDAIAIMSIVILNGVLGYLQESKAEQALAALKNMASPQVRVVRDGKIVEVSAKELVPGDVILLEAGVQVSADGRLIEESNLQVIEAALTGEAQSVDKDAPIALEADTGIGDRVNMIFQGTEVVKGRAKAIVTSTGMQTELGKIAAMIQSVEDEETPLQRRMTQLGNVLVTGSLILVAIVVIGGTWAKGVESFRNLLEVSLSMAVAVVPEGLPAVITVTLALGTQRMVKRNALIRRLPAVETLGSVTTICSDKTGTLTQNKMVVQAVETPSHRFKVTGDGYEPSGEFKPDGQNPGDSDRDSQATIQNLEKYPELPPLLLACVLCNDAFLQYEDDQWAIVGDPTEGALLSLAGKLEITKDRFADRLARVAEFPFSSERKRMSAISKVGSWEELTDGGSLPFPRTEATREDPPFLMFTKGSPELTLDCCTQIQVGDRLEPLNDDRREAIVRQNNEMASRGLRVLGFAYKPLAEQPPEGSETEHERELIWIGLVGMLDAPRPEVRNAVEKCRNAGIRPVVITGDHQLTARAIAVDLGIAQEGDRVLTGQELEKMSDADLDQIVDAVSVYARVSPEHKLRIVQTLQKRGKFVAMTGDGVNDAPALKQSDIGIAMGITGTDVSKEASDMVLLDDNFATIVAATEEGRVVYTNIRRFIKYILGSNIGEVLTIAAAPILALPEVPLTPLQILWMNLVTDGFPALALAVEPPAPDVMKHPPYSPRESIFARGLGAYMVRIGIVFAIITITLMYWSYHQNSETWKTMVFTTLCVSQMGHAIAVRSKTRLTVEVNPFSNPYVLGAVAITTSLQLMLIYVEPLRNFFGTDVLTPTELAVCLGFSTLLFIWVELEKIFLRLFPRMNKD, from the coding sequence ATGTCTGACCAATCTGTGCAGGATTCTAAAATCGCCTGGCATTCAATAGAAATCGATCAAACCCTGGAGCGACTGCAAAGCGATCCGGAACAGGGTTTGAGTGCTTCAGAAGCCGAACGACGGCTCGAACGCTACGGTCCGAACGAAATCGAAGATACGGGAGGTCGCACGGCGTGGGCGATCTTGCTCGATCAGTTCAAAAACATCATGCTGTTGATGTTGATCGCCGTCGCCTTCGTGTCCGGCGGATTGTCCTTACAAGATGGGGAATTTCCGAAGGACGCGATCGCGATTATGTCGATCGTCATTCTCAATGGCGTGTTGGGCTACTTGCAAGAAAGCAAAGCGGAACAAGCCCTCGCCGCCCTCAAAAATATGGCCTCCCCGCAAGTGCGAGTGGTGCGCGACGGCAAGATAGTCGAAGTTTCTGCAAAAGAATTAGTTCCGGGAGACGTCATCCTGCTCGAAGCGGGGGTACAAGTCTCGGCAGACGGGCGCTTGATTGAAGAGTCGAACTTGCAAGTGATCGAAGCGGCGTTAACCGGGGAAGCGCAATCGGTGGATAAGGATGCTCCGATCGCCCTGGAGGCGGATACGGGAATCGGCGATCGCGTCAACATGATTTTCCAAGGGACCGAAGTGGTCAAAGGACGGGCGAAGGCGATCGTCACCAGTACCGGAATGCAGACGGAATTGGGCAAAATCGCCGCGATGATCCAGTCCGTGGAAGACGAGGAAACGCCCTTACAGCGCCGCATGACCCAATTGGGCAACGTCTTGGTCACGGGATCGTTAATTTTGGTGGCGATCGTCGTGATTGGCGGAACCTGGGCGAAGGGGGTCGAAAGCTTCCGCAATCTACTCGAAGTGTCCTTGAGTATGGCGGTGGCGGTGGTTCCCGAAGGGTTGCCCGCCGTGATTACGGTGACCTTGGCCCTGGGCACCCAGCGCATGGTCAAACGCAATGCCTTAATTCGCCGCTTGCCTGCGGTGGAAACCCTCGGCTCGGTGACCACGATCTGCTCGGATAAAACGGGGACGCTAACGCAAAATAAAATGGTGGTCCAGGCGGTCGAAACCCCCAGCCACCGCTTTAAAGTCACGGGAGACGGCTACGAACCGAGCGGAGAATTTAAGCCTGACGGTCAAAATCCCGGCGATTCCGATCGCGACAGCCAAGCGACGATTCAGAATTTAGAGAAATATCCGGAACTGCCGCCCCTGTTGCTTGCTTGTGTTTTGTGTAACGATGCTTTTTTACAGTACGAGGACGACCAGTGGGCGATCGTCGGCGATCCGACGGAAGGGGCGCTACTGTCGTTGGCGGGGAAATTAGAAATTACTAAAGATCGATTTGCCGATCGCCTCGCCCGCGTGGCGGAGTTTCCCTTTTCTTCCGAACGCAAACGGATGAGCGCCATTTCTAAGGTCGGCAGTTGGGAAGAGTTGACCGATGGCGGCAGTTTGCCTTTCCCCCGAACCGAGGCGACCCGGGAAGATCCGCCGTTTTTGATGTTTACCAAAGGCTCGCCGGAATTGACCCTCGACTGCTGCACTCAGATTCAGGTGGGCGATCGCCTCGAACCGTTGAACGACGACCGCCGCGAGGCGATCGTCCGCCAAAATAACGAAATGGCCTCTCGCGGCTTGCGGGTTCTCGGTTTCGCCTACAAACCCCTCGCCGAACAACCCCCCGAAGGTTCGGAAACGGAACACGAACGGGAGTTAATCTGGATCGGTTTAGTGGGGATGCTCGACGCCCCCCGTCCGGAAGTTCGCAACGCCGTCGAAAAATGCCGCAACGCCGGGATTCGCCCGGTGGTGATTACCGGAGATCACCAGTTGACCGCCCGGGCGATCGCCGTCGATCTCGGCATCGCTCAGGAGGGCGATCGCGTCCTCACCGGACAGGAACTCGAAAAAATGTCCGACGCCGACCTCGACCAAATCGTCGATGCGGTCAGCGTTTACGCCCGCGTCTCCCCGGAACACAAACTGCGGATCGTCCAAACCCTGCAAAAACGGGGTAAATTCGTCGCCATGACCGGAGATGGGGTCAACGACGCCCCCGCCCTCAAACAGTCGGATATCGGCATCGCGATGGGGATTACCGGAACCGACGTCAGCAAAGAAGCGAGCGACATGGTACTGCTCGACGATAACTTCGCGACGATCGTCGCCGCTACGGAAGAAGGGCGCGTCGTGTATACCAACATTCGCCGTTTTATTAAATATATTCTCGGTTCCAACATCGGCGAAGTGCTCACGATCGCCGCCGCCCCGATTCTCGCCCTCCCCGAGGTTCCCCTGACGCCGTTGCAAATTCTCTGGATGAACTTGGTCACTGACGGCTTCCCGGCGTTGGCGTTAGCGGTGGAACCCCCCGCCCCGGACGTGATGAAACACCCGCCCTACAGCCCTCGCGAAAGTATTTTCGCCCGAGGACTCGGCGCCTACATGGTTCGGATCGGGATCGTGTTCGCCATCATTACGATTACTTTGATGTATTGGTCTTACCATCAGAATTCGGAAACCTGGAAAACGATGGTGTTTACGACGCTGTGCGTCTCTCAAATGGGTCACGCGATCGCCGTGCGATCGAAAACGCGCCTCACTGTGGAAGTCAACCCCTTTTCCAATCCTTACGTCCTCGGCGCCGTGGCGATTACGACCTCATTACAGCTCATGCTCATTTATGTCGAACCCCTGCGTAACTTTTTCGGAACCGACGTTCTCACTCCTACGGAACTGGCGGTCTGCCTCGGGTTCAGTACGTTGTTGTTTATTTGGGTCGAACTCGAAAAAATCTTTTTACGCCTATTTCCACGAATGAATAAAGATTAA
- the recF gene encoding DNA replication/repair protein RecF (All proteins in this family for which functions are known are DNA-binding proteins that assist the filamentation of RecA onto DNA for the initiation of recombination or recombinational repair.): MFLQSLLLRQFRNYRHVQVEFNAPKTILVGDNAQGKTNLLEAVALLSTLKSARARRDRDLILNDETIAQINTTLKRFDNPVDLAIALRSNGRRTVTVNNETCRRQVDFLGILNVVQFSSLDLDLVRGGPDGRRTWLDTLLIQLEPIYADLLAKYNKVLKQRNALLKEMRTRDGGNRPDPAQFDSELALWDAQLAAIGARVTLRRSRAIDRLAPVAETWHGAISGRTEALQMRYAPNVEAMSDPEVRDDLDRGKQAFLDKIQEKAIAEHYQGTTLVGPHRDEIEFNLNDLPVRQFGSQGQQRTLVLALKLAELKLIEEVVGEPPVLLLDDVLAELDPKRQNQLLDAIQNRFQTLITATHLDAFEQDWIRSSQILQVKAGEIWAEAIGSRKLF, translated from the coding sequence ATGTTTCTCCAAAGCCTGCTCCTGCGGCAGTTTCGAAATTATCGCCACGTCCAAGTCGAATTCAACGCCCCCAAAACGATTTTGGTCGGGGATAACGCTCAAGGTAAGACCAATTTGCTCGAAGCCGTTGCCTTACTTTCGACGTTGAAAAGTGCCAGAGCCCGGCGCGATCGCGATTTGATTCTCAACGATGAAACGATCGCCCAAATTAATACCACTCTCAAGCGGTTTGACAATCCCGTGGATTTGGCGATCGCCCTGCGGAGTAACGGTCGCCGAACGGTGACGGTCAATAACGAAACTTGTCGCCGTCAGGTCGATTTTTTGGGCATTCTCAATGTCGTTCAATTCTCCAGTTTGGATTTAGATTTGGTTCGCGGCGGTCCCGACGGGCGCAGAACATGGTTAGATACTTTGTTGATCCAACTCGAACCGATCTATGCAGACTTGCTGGCAAAGTATAATAAAGTCCTGAAGCAGCGCAATGCCTTACTCAAGGAAATGCGAACGCGCGACGGGGGCAATCGCCCCGATCCCGCCCAATTCGATTCCGAGTTAGCCCTCTGGGATGCCCAACTGGCGGCGATCGGCGCCCGAGTTACCTTGCGGCGATCGCGGGCGATCGACCGTCTCGCCCCGGTGGCGGAAACCTGGCACGGCGCCATTAGCGGCAGAACGGAAGCGTTACAGATGAGATACGCTCCTAATGTAGAAGCAATGAGCGATCCAGAAGTGAGAGACGATCTCGATCGCGGCAAACAAGCGTTTCTCGATAAAATTCAGGAAAAGGCGATCGCCGAACACTATCAAGGAACCACCTTAGTCGGTCCCCACCGCGACGAAATCGAATTCAACCTCAACGACCTCCCCGTGAGACAATTTGGGTCACAAGGACAGCAACGCACCCTCGTTCTCGCCCTCAAACTCGCCGAACTCAAACTCATTGAAGAAGTCGTCGGCGAACCGCCCGTTTTACTCCTCGACGACGTCCTCGCCGAACTCGATCCCAAACGACAAAATCAACTACTCGACGCCATTCAAAACCGTTTTCAAACCCTCATTACGGCTACTCATCTCGATGCTTTCGAGCAAGATTGGATTCGTTCCTCGCAAATTCTTCAAGTTAAAGCCGGAGAAATTTGGGCCGAGGCGATCGGGAGTCGCAAATTGTTCTAG
- a CDS encoding ABC transporter ATP-binding protein translates to MHDPSTQPIIFTEKLSKVYPVPIKEPGLKGTIDHFFRRKYRHIEAVKQVSFQIQPGEFVGFLGPNGAGKTTTLKMLTGLIHPSEGRVEVAGYLPYRREPRFLEKITLVMGQKQQLLWDLPALDSLRINGAVYGIGDRECQRRIDELTEMLSLSGKLNQPVRKLSLGERMKVELMAALLHQPQVLFLDEPTLGLDVNAQVSVRQFLKEYNELTGATILLTSHYMADITALCDRVIVIYSGQLIYDGSLEGLVENFAPYREVQLELTYPIENIEKFKERLAMYGEIESLEGQSIRLLVFRENLTKTVSKIISELDILDLTVTDPPIEETIARVFQAGTIDGSILKTSE, encoded by the coding sequence ATGCACGATCCCTCAACTCAGCCTATTATTTTTACAGAAAAACTCAGTAAAGTTTACCCCGTTCCCATTAAAGAACCCGGACTAAAAGGCACGATCGATCACTTCTTTCGGCGCAAATATCGCCATATCGAAGCTGTCAAACAGGTTTCATTTCAAATTCAACCCGGCGAATTTGTCGGCTTTCTCGGACCTAATGGCGCCGGAAAAACAACGACACTCAAAATGCTCACCGGACTGATTCATCCCTCCGAAGGACGGGTAGAAGTAGCGGGTTACCTTCCCTATCGTCGCGAACCCCGATTTTTGGAAAAAATTACCCTAGTTATGGGGCAGAAACAACAACTATTGTGGGATCTTCCCGCCCTCGATTCCCTCCGTATTAATGGGGCCGTTTATGGAATTGGCGATCGTGAATGTCAGCGTCGCATCGACGAACTCACGGAAATGTTATCTTTATCGGGAAAACTCAATCAACCCGTCCGTAAATTATCTCTCGGCGAACGCATGAAAGTCGAGTTAATGGCGGCGTTGTTACACCAACCACAAGTTTTATTTCTCGACGAACCGACCCTCGGTTTAGATGTCAACGCCCAAGTCAGTGTCCGCCAATTTTTGAAGGAATACAACGAACTCACCGGGGCGACTATTTTATTAACCAGTCACTACATGGCGGACATTACAGCCCTGTGCGATCGTGTCATCGTTATTTACTCGGGGCAGTTAATTTACGATGGCAGTTTGGAAGGATTAGTCGAAAACTTTGCCCCTTATAGAGAAGTTCAATTAGAGTTAACTTATCCGATCGAAAATATAGAAAAATTCAAAGAACGACTCGCCATGTATGGAGAGATAGAATCCCTCGAAGGGCAATCGATTCGTTTACTCGTTTTTCGAGAAAACTTGACCAAAACTGTCAGTAAAATTATCTCGGAATTAGATATTTTAGACCTCACCGTCACCGATCCGCCCATCGAAGAAACGATCGCCCGGGTCTTTCAAGCCGGAACTATCGATGGGTCTATTCTTAAAACCTCAGAATAA